TCAAGAGATTGAGTTTATCTTTAAAACTAGCTAATTCAGCCAATAAGTCTTTAGTAGCTACTCTTTTTGTTTCAAGTTCAAGTTTCTTGACTTCTTCTATAGGTTTTTTGGAGTCAAAGCCTTCCGCCGGAAGAATCACTTCATCGGTATTTATTTTAATCTTAGTAATGACCTCCGCGTTAACTTCTGCTGTCCACTTACCTATGACTAACAAAACATCACCCAATGTTTTTTCATCTTCTAATTCAAAATCTAAATTTCGTCCATTTAAGACTATCTCCATTTATTTACCTCATCTTGATCTTAGGTTATTAGATAAAAAAATATCCCTCTCTAAGGGACAATAACTAAATCTTTCTTCTTTGTCTATCATTAATTATCTTTTAAATAATTTACCTGGCACTAACCTCCGAGCATTTGTATTTGCCTGTTCATGGTGGCGTAAGCTTTGTCCATAGCGGCAAAGCTCTTCTTATATCTTTCTTCTGTAGTGGCTAAATTTCTCTCCATATTAGCTATCTGCTTATTTAAGTCTTTGATGAAGTTTTCCTCTAATTTAACTTTATTTTCTATGGTTCCTCCAAAGGTGGTCAAAGGTTTTAAATAATTAAATAAGCTCACCGCTACTCCTTTATCTTTTTTTAAATCGCCATCCGTATCTTTTCCAAATAAATTTTCTACTTCTTTGGGGTTATCCTTAATAGCTTCTTTTAATTTAGTTTCATTAATCTCTAATTTTACGGCTGTTCCTCGGGCATATTTAGCACTAGTAATACCTATTTCAGAAAGTTCATCAAATTTATCTTGGCCTAAACCTGACTGACGAGCAGTGGCATTATTAAATAAAGTAGTATAAAGACTAGAGAGCGATCCCTCTCCTACCAAAACTCCTCTTTCTGTTTTTTGCTCGCTACTCTTGCTGGTAGTATATAAGAATTCTGAGGTACTATTAAATTGATCTACAAATTCCTTGATCTTATTAAAGATTTCTCCTTCATCCTTAACTACGGAAATTTTGGTAAGTTCCGCGCTACTATATGGATTAACGGCAGATTCATCAATGTCTTTACTGATCTTTCTTAAATCATAAGAGACACCCCCAATGGTAAAGACATTAGTGTCTTTCTTGATTTCATCAGCACTGGAAGTAGAGTTAATAGTAAATAAAGCCCCTTGACCTGCTGTTCCTAATGAAGGCAACAAAAGAGTGTTGGCAGCAAATGTTCCCGTGAGATCGCTTACTTCAATATTATTAGCCCCCATCTCTTTTGAGGTAAGCATTATCTTGTCAAAAGACTCATCATAAATAGCCGTAACTCCAGCCTGGGATCGATTTATTTTCCCTATTAAGCCATTAAGGGTATCTGTATCGGCGTCCCAAGAAAGTGTTTCTCCGTTAATCTTAAAAGAACCAGTAGCATCTACGGCTACTTTATTATTAAAATTAGCTTTATAAAGCTTAGTTTCAGTATCCAGGCCACTTTCATTAGTGGCATAATTAGTGACTGTCGTAATATTGGCCTCAGTTAAAAAGCCATTACTTCCAGTCTGGCTTAAAGTTAAGCTTTGTCCATTGGTGCTTTCGATAATAAATTTATCCTCATCACTCTTATATCTCATATTAATAAAAGAATTAGCATTAGCCGCGTCTATAAATGCTTGAACACTACTATAAGTACTTAAATCAGCGGAAGTCCAGGTATTTGCTCCTACTCCAATAGAGACGGTGCCATCAGGGGTAGTATCAAAACCAGCTTCGGCAAAACTCTTAGTCAAATCTACTTTCTTGTCTAAGCCCGCCACTACTCCCTGGCTACTTATCTTAGAAGGGTTGGTATTTAATTCGCCGCTACTTTTGCTCATCGAGCTGGTAGCTAATCTTCTTATTCTTAGATCATAGGTTCCAGTTGCGACATCAGTTCCTGGCGTGACCTTGACTATACTTTCATCGGCTGAAGTAGCTTTTGATTTGGTCCAGAGCGTTTCTCCAAATATTTCTCCTATTAAGGGGTCGACCTTATCTTTTAAAGTCTTTAGTCGGGTATTGACATCTCGCCAGGCATCTTTTTTCTTTTCCATCTCTAACTTACGGTCTTCCCGTGCGAGAATAGGCCTTCTTTCGATAGCCATCAAGGCATCAACCATGCCTCTAACATCAAAACCTGAACCAATACCCATAAATGACTGGGGCATAAAATCCTCCTCTTTCTTAAGATACTTTATCGAAAAGTAAACCGTTTAACTTGTGTAAATCGGTAAGTAAATCCATTATCTCTTCACTGGGAACTTCTCTAATAACCTCTTTGGTCTCTTGGTCAATTACTTTGATGATGATTCTATCAGGGTCTTTATGGACAGTAAACTCTATCCCTCGATCGTAAGCGAGGGAAGTTTTATTAAGTAGCTCCACCGTTTCTGTTATATCTTCTGGTTCTTCTTTCTTTCTTTCTACTTCTTGTTCTTGAGAGGCTTCTTTTTTTATCTCTTCTCCTTTTGAAGCTACCTTTACTCTGGCTAGAGGATGAATAACTTCCATGTTTTCCATAATCTTCCCTCCTTTGTAGTTATCTTTACTAAAACAATGACTACTTACCCTTTCTATGTAAGATATCGACCAAATATAGAAAAAACTTTAATCCTTTTTAAATTATCTAATGATATCTATTATTCCTTTTCGTAAGGTATTAACTTTAGAAACTATCTCTATCGAGGAGGCTAAGAGAATCTTATTTTTTGTAAAATCCATCACTCCTTGCGCTATATCTTTATCCCGATACCAAGTTTCTGAAGCTACTTGTCGCTCCATAGAAACAGCAATGGGATTAAGACATGGCTCTAAGGTATGAATATTACTTCCTATCTTAGCTCGTCT
The window above is part of the bacterium genome. Proteins encoded here:
- the fliD gene encoding flagellar filament capping protein FliD; the protein is MPQSFMGIGSGFDVRGMVDALMAIERRPILAREDRKLEMEKKKDAWRDVNTRLKTLKDKVDPLIGEIFGETLWTKSKATSADESIVKVTPGTDVATGTYDLRIRRLATSSMSKSSGELNTNPSKISSQGVVAGLDKKVDLTKSFAEAGFDTTPDGTVSIGVGANTWTSADLSTYSSVQAFIDAANANSFINMRYKSDEDKFIIESTNGQSLTLSQTGSNGFLTEANITTVTNYATNESGLDTETKLYKANFNNKVAVDATGSFKINGETLSWDADTDTLNGLIGKINRSQAGVTAIYDESFDKIMLTSKEMGANNIEVSDLTGTFAANTLLLPSLGTAGQGALFTINSTSSADEIKKDTNVFTIGGVSYDLRKISKDIDESAVNPYSSAELTKISVVKDEGEIFNKIKEFVDQFNSTSEFLYTTSKSSEQKTERGVLVGEGSLSSLYTTLFNNATARQSGLGQDKFDELSEIGITSAKYARGTAVKLEINETKLKEAIKDNPKEVENLFGKDTDGDLKKDKGVAVSLFNYLKPLTTFGGTIENKVKLEENFIKDLNKQIANMERNLATTEERYKKSFAAMDKAYATMNRQIQMLGG
- a CDS encoding flagellar protein FlaG — encoded protein: MENMEVIHPLARVKVASKGEEIKKEASQEQEVERKKEEPEDITETVELLNKTSLAYDRGIEFTVHKDPDRIIIKVIDQETKEVIREVPSEEIMDLLTDLHKLNGLLFDKVS